The segment CTTGTTTTTTGATCAGTTCGATAATGGTTTCATCTTCTATCTCTTTCAAATCAGTAGCAGAAATAAGCGATTCGTTATATGCTTTTCGTGCTTTTTTTAACTTTTCTGGGCGCAAAAAGCTCCCAACGATGTCATAACGAAATGGGGATGTTGAACGAGTAGTCATAAAAAAATTCCTCCTTAGATTGCGTAGTAGATAAAGACCTGATGAAAACAAAAAAACACTCATCCCTTTTGCCAAGTCTTGACAAAAGGGACGAATGCGTCGTGTTACCACCCTTATTTGCATTATCCTCACAAATAATGCCTCAACGATACTATCAGATATCCGGCGAGTTAACGGTCGCAGTCCGGTTTTACTCATTTACTAGTAAAACAAGCTCCAAGTTCATCTTCACTAAGGTTTCTGGTCTCCTTTTTCACCCACCGGAGTCTCTTTTTACCGTTGACCGTTAGTTACTCTTCTCTTCTACGCTTTGATATTGTCAATTACTATCCCATGTTTACTTCCGAATGTCAACTAATCCTACTTTCCCTCATTCACTTCGATCCAAGCTCGGTAATATTCAAAGGAAATCTTTTCCTTTGTCGTATGGGTCAACAAGTATTGACCAATCGTTTGTCCTAATCGATAGCCTTGCTTTTGCAACCTGTCTTTTACTTCAGATAGATTATTATTTTTTGTGTTGTTCACTTCGACTTTTAGTAGAAATCGCACGTACTTTTTCGCAGGATCATTCTGCCAGATCGTCTGTGAACCTGGGAGTTCTTTCGTGTGCTTGTCCGTACAGAACCCATAAATACTATTCTGATTATTTTCTGGAAAATAAATCACGAAACTTGAATAATTTTTTAGATATTCCTTTGAATATAAGAGGTCATCAGATGCTGCCACGACGATTTTTTGAAAGGGAATTTCTTCTTCAGGAAATTTATCTGGTTCACTATCGATCATTTCTTTCAACTGTTTTTTTCTTGATAATACTTCTTTATGTTTTTGTTCTAAGATTTTTTTCTCATGATCCAAACGCTGTTCCGTTTCAGCTAAAATGTCGTACATCTCATTTAACGATTTACTATATAGATTTTTCATTTGCTTCATGGGAATATCGAGTTTTCGATAAAAATTGATGTCATATACTTGAAAAATAGCATCGATATCAAACAACCGATACCCGTTTTCCTCTTCTCTTGCTGCATGGATCAACCCTTCTGCATCCCAATACCGAATGGTTGATCGAGAGATATCCAATAACTCCGATACTTCCCCAATCGAATACAATCGTTTCATACCTTTCACCTCAATGATAGTTTATGCTTTTTCTTCTTGACCTTCAAGTAACTTTAAGGTGTAGAATGCGTATTTGTCGGGAAAAGGAGGAAACACAATGACATTATTAAAAACATCTATAAAAAACAATAAAGGAATTGCTTTACTTACTCTTTTATTTATCTGTTTACAACTGCTAGGAACCCTTGGTGTGCCAAAGTTAGTAGCTGATCTCATAGACACAGGGATTGCAAGTGGCGAAGTGAAACAAATCCAACAGATTGGAATTCAAATGTTACTTGTTGCTCTATTAGGCTCTTTTGCTGCAGTTGCCTCAAGCTACTGTTCTGCTTTGTTAGCCGCACGATTTGGCTATCAGACACGAGCAAGTTTTTTCAATAAATTCCAACAATTGTCGATGAAAGATGTCGATCAATTTAATACCGGTTCACTATTGACCAGGATGACCAATGACGTAGATAACGTCCAACAAATGATCGTCATGTTCTGTCAGATGATCATCCCTGCACCAATTATTTCATTATTTACGATTCTGATGATGTTGGAGCATTCCGTCAAGTTGACATTGATTACGTTAGGCTCGATCTTCATCTATGCGCTGATCACGTATTATTTGATGAAAAAAGGAACCCCTTTATCTTTGAGTATTCAACCGAAGATGGATCGTGTCACGACAACGTTGCGTGAATTCTTTACAGGTGTCAATATGATCCGTGCCTTCAACAATCAAGACTATGAAGAAAAAAGAACAAATGAAACCTTTGAAAATTACGCGCAACAGATGATCCGAGTCAATCGAATCTTTGCTTGGGTCACACCGATCGCCTTTTTACTCATGGGTATCGTTTATGCATCCATTTTGTGGTTTGGTGGAGGCTTGGTGGCTAATGGTAGCTTACAAATCGGTATAGTAACTGCCATTGTGGAATATTCGATGTTGACACTTGCCTATTTAATGATTGCCGCAATGGTTTTTGTTATCGTACCAAAATCAATCTCTTGTCTTAAACGAATCGAAGAAGTATTACAAGCTGAAATCGAAATCAAAGACCCCGACCAACCAGAAACTTTATCCTTCGATTCAGTCGATGATACTTTCTTATCCTTCGAACATGTGACGTTTCGCTACAACGAAAACGCCGATCCTGTATTGGAAGACATTGATTTTATTGTACCAAAAGGAAAAACGACAGCCATTGTTGGTGGAACAGGTTCAGGAAAAAGCACGATTGCAAAATTACTGTTACGTCTAAACGATATTTCAAATGGACAAATCAAATTCGCAGGCACCCTGATCACAAAAATGAACCAAGAAACGCTTCGAAGCTATATTAGTTATGTTCCCCAAAAAGCATTTTTATTTAGTGGAACGATTCGCAGTAATCTATTGATGGGGAACGAACATGCGACAGATGAAGAACTAACCAAAGCAATTCGCATCGCACAATTGGATGAAGTATTAGAAAACCTACCGGATCAATTGGACAGCTTTGTGGCTCAAGGCGGAGATAATTATTCTGGCGGCCAAAAGCAAAGGATGTGTATTGCTAGAGCGTTAGTCAAATCTGCTGAAATCTATGTCTTTGACGATAGTTTCTCTGCATTGGACTATCGAACCGATGCTAAGTTA is part of the Enterococcus mundtii genome and harbors:
- a CDS encoding MerR family transcriptional regulator; its protein translation is MKRLYSIGEVSELLDISRSTIRYWDAEGLIHAAREEENGYRLFDIDAIFQVYDINFYRKLDIPMKQMKNLYSKSLNEMYDILAETEQRLDHEKKILEQKHKEVLSRKKQLKEMIDSEPDKFPEEEIPFQKIVVAASDDLLYSKEYLKNYSSFVIYFPENNQNSIYGFCTDKHTKELPGSQTIWQNDPAKKYVRFLLKVEVNNTKNNNLSEVKDRLQKQGYRLGQTIGQYLLTHTTKEKISFEYYRAWIEVNEGK
- a CDS encoding ABC transporter ATP-binding protein, coding for MTLLKTSIKNNKGIALLTLLFICLQLLGTLGVPKLVADLIDTGIASGEVKQIQQIGIQMLLVALLGSFAAVASSYCSALLAARFGYQTRASFFNKFQQLSMKDVDQFNTGSLLTRMTNDVDNVQQMIVMFCQMIIPAPIISLFTILMMLEHSVKLTLITLGSIFIYALITYYLMKKGTPLSLSIQPKMDRVTTTLREFFTGVNMIRAFNNQDYEEKRTNETFENYAQQMIRVNRIFAWVTPIAFLLMGIVYASILWFGGGLVANGSLQIGIVTAIVEYSMLTLAYLMIAAMVFVIVPKSISCLKRIEEVLQAEIEIKDPDQPETLSFDSVDDTFLSFEHVTFRYNENADPVLEDIDFIVPKGKTTAIVGGTGSGKSTIAKLLLRLNDISNGQIKFAGTLITKMNQETLRSYISYVPQKAFLFSGTIRSNLLMGNEHATDEELTKAIRIAQLDEVLENLPDQLDSFVAQGGDNYSGGQKQRMCIARALVKSAEIYVFDDSFSALDYRTDAKLRGALQREMTDKTLIIIAQRLSTIINADNIIVLDEGRIVGQGTHEELLKNNRSYQEFAKSQGMLKEGVDGND